The following coding sequences are from one Pseudomonas mendocina window:
- a CDS encoding DUF1176 domain-containing protein — translation MSRWTLVAGLMLATGMTQAAPEQVPLYREIKDWVVACDNLRGCQALSAPESFNYNPLGLHLQRDAGAQAPLRLYLRDTEQREFSPLLLDGKPLANAAALQQVNRDGEALLMAEGASAQALLTELRNGEQLRMDVKGEEEVQVSLSGLSAALLLMNAVQGRVETRSALYRPGTRADSEVPDAPQAPRLRAYPGVTPLGEDESRAIAEAVMSQTRSQWSEEDMDSEPEAEAFALSDHEALVIIRTWCAAYNCDFAVFRVDRQPPYAEQDLQLEPLPLDHDGLSGWVSYEPKTGELAYLYKGRGIADCGDAGSWRFDGERFQLASFSTLNRCAGGNPGDWPELWRTAEP, via the coding sequence ATGTCGCGTTGGACGCTGGTCGCCGGGTTGATGCTGGCCACGGGGATGACCCAGGCGGCGCCCGAGCAGGTGCCGCTGTACCGGGAAATCAAGGATTGGGTGGTAGCCTGTGACAACCTGCGCGGTTGCCAGGCGCTGAGCGCCCCCGAGAGTTTCAATTACAACCCGCTGGGCCTTCACCTGCAGCGTGATGCTGGCGCGCAGGCGCCTCTGAGGCTCTACCTGCGCGATACCGAGCAGCGTGAGTTTTCCCCCTTGCTGCTCGATGGCAAACCCTTGGCGAACGCCGCTGCGCTGCAGCAGGTGAATCGTGACGGCGAAGCATTGCTGATGGCCGAGGGCGCCAGCGCTCAGGCATTGCTGACCGAGTTGCGCAACGGTGAGCAATTGCGCATGGACGTGAAGGGCGAGGAAGAAGTGCAGGTGTCGCTCAGCGGGCTTTCCGCCGCGCTGCTGTTGATGAATGCCGTGCAGGGCCGGGTGGAAACCCGCAGCGCCTTGTATCGCCCTGGTACCCGTGCTGACAGCGAGGTACCGGATGCGCCGCAGGCGCCGCGTCTACGTGCTTATCCCGGCGTTACGCCGCTTGGCGAAGACGAAAGCCGAGCCATCGCCGAGGCGGTGATGTCGCAGACGCGCAGCCAGTGGAGCGAGGAGGACATGGACAGCGAGCCCGAAGCCGAAGCCTTCGCGCTTAGCGACCACGAAGCGCTGGTCATCATTCGCACCTGGTGCGCGGCTTACAACTGCGACTTCGCTGTCTTTCGCGTCGACCGCCAGCCGCCTTACGCGGAGCAGGATTTGCAGCTTGAGCCGCTGCCTTTGGATCATGATGGGTTGTCAGGCTGGGTCAGCTACGAGCCGAAGACCGGTGAGCTGGCCTATCTGTACAAGGGGCGGGGAATTGCCGATTGCGGAGACGCGGGGAGTTGGCGCTTTGATGGCGAGCGCTTTCAACTGGCGTCATTCAGCACCTTGAATCGCTGTGCCGGTGGTAACCCTGGCGATTGGCCTGAACTGTGGCGCACAGCCGAACCTTGA
- a CDS encoding sulfite exporter TauE/SafE family protein has protein sequence MTLHDFLLFALPAIFLTGLSKGGFGGALGGIAVPLLALATSPKQAVAVMLPILCLADVVGLKAYWGKWDTANLRVMLPGAVIGIVIGSLTFGFFDERAIGLLIGAIAILFVGLGLVVGNQAPRPLHKGRGTLLSTLAGFTSFVAHAGGPPVMMHLLPQQLEKVRFVATINLFFLLTNAAKLFPYAALGQFTQENLLLSLMLAPIVPLGVWSGLWLQSRVNHLWFYRIARLGILLAGIQLIWRYL, from the coding sequence ATGACCCTGCACGACTTTCTGCTGTTCGCTCTGCCGGCGATCTTCCTTACCGGGCTGTCCAAGGGCGGTTTCGGCGGCGCTCTGGGCGGCATCGCCGTACCGCTACTGGCACTGGCGACCTCACCGAAACAGGCAGTGGCGGTCATGTTGCCGATTCTCTGCCTGGCCGACGTGGTGGGGCTGAAGGCTTACTGGGGCAAATGGGATACGGCCAACCTCAGGGTCATGCTGCCCGGTGCCGTGATCGGCATCGTCATCGGCTCGCTGACCTTCGGCTTCTTCGACGAGCGCGCCATCGGTCTACTGATTGGCGCCATCGCCATCCTCTTCGTCGGACTCGGCCTGGTGGTCGGCAACCAGGCGCCACGCCCGCTGCACAAAGGCCGCGGTACGCTGCTGTCCACACTGGCCGGCTTCACCAGTTTCGTCGCCCATGCCGGTGGCCCACCGGTGATGATGCACCTGTTGCCGCAGCAGTTGGAGAAGGTGCGTTTCGTTGCCACCATCAACCTGTTCTTCCTGCTGACCAACGCGGCGAAGCTGTTCCCCTATGCCGCGCTGGGCCAGTTCACCCAGGAAAACCTGCTGCTGAGCCTGATGCTCGCCCCCATCGTGCCGCTGGGCGTATGGAGCGGCCTGTGGCTGCAATCACGGGTCAACCACCTGTGGTTCTACCGCATTGCCCGGCTGGGCATTCTACTGGCCGGCATACAACTGATCTGGCGGTACCTCTAA
- a CDS encoding EamA family transporter produces the protein MSPKDLLLALLVIVVWGLNFVVIKVGLHGMPPMLMGALRFMLAAFPAILFVRRPQVPLRWMLAYGMTISLGQFACLFYAMYVGMPAGLASLVLQSQAFFTLFFAALFLGERLRGSNLFGLLVAASGLVLIGLQGGHTMTLAGFALTIAAASMWALGNVVTRKLGKVNLVGLVVWGSLIPPLPFLALSLWLEGPELIGQSLRTLNLDSMLVLAYLAFGATILGYGLWSRLLSRYPASQVAPFSLLVPVVGISSAALLLGERLGPLQMIGAALVMVGLLINVWGGRLLDSWRRREPTLP, from the coding sequence ATGTCACCCAAGGATCTGCTGCTGGCGCTGCTGGTGATCGTCGTCTGGGGGCTGAACTTCGTGGTGATCAAGGTCGGCCTGCACGGCATGCCGCCGATGTTGATGGGCGCTCTGCGCTTCATGCTCGCCGCATTTCCCGCGATTCTCTTCGTGCGTCGGCCACAAGTGCCGCTGCGCTGGATGCTGGCATACGGCATGACCATCTCGCTGGGCCAGTTCGCCTGCCTGTTCTACGCCATGTACGTCGGCATGCCCGCCGGTCTGGCGTCGCTGGTGCTGCAATCGCAGGCCTTCTTCACCCTGTTTTTCGCTGCACTGTTTCTCGGTGAGCGGCTGCGCGGCAGCAACCTGTTCGGTCTGCTAGTGGCGGCCAGCGGCCTGGTGCTGATCGGCCTGCAGGGCGGGCATACCATGACCCTGGCGGGTTTTGCCCTGACCATCGCTGCGGCCTCGATGTGGGCGCTGGGCAATGTGGTCACGCGCAAGCTGGGCAAGGTCAATCTGGTTGGTCTTGTTGTCTGGGGCAGCCTGATCCCACCGCTGCCGTTCCTGGCGCTGTCGCTGTGGCTGGAGGGGCCGGAGCTGATCGGGCAGTCGCTGCGCACGCTCAACCTGGATTCGATGCTGGTGCTGGCTTACCTGGCGTTCGGTGCGACCATTCTCGGTTATGGCCTGTGGAGCCGCCTGTTATCGCGCTATCCGGCCAGCCAGGTGGCGCCGTTCTCGTTGCTGGTGCCGGTGGTGGGCATCAGCTCGGCGGCGCTGCTGCTGGGCGAGCGCCTGGGGCCGTTGCAGATGATCGGCGCGGCGCTGGTGATGGTGGGGCTGTTGATCAATGTCTGGGGCGGGCGTTTGCTCGATAGCTGGCGCCGGCGCGAGCCGACGCTGCCTTAG